In the genome of Ensifer adhaerens, one region contains:
- a CDS encoding adenine phosphoribosyltransferase, which produces MTLTEELIAAIRNIPDYPKPGIMFRDITTLLGNPRAFRRSVDELVHPFAGTKIEKVAGMEARGFIIGGAVAHQLSAGFVPIRKKGKLPHDTVRIAYSLEYGVDEMEMHRDAVQPGEKVILVDDLIATGGTAEGAVKLLKQMGADIVAACFIIDLPALGGRKKLEALGVEVRTLVEFDGH; this is translated from the coding sequence ATGACGCTGACTGAAGAACTCATTGCCGCCATCCGCAACATTCCGGACTATCCGAAGCCGGGGATCATGTTCCGGGATATCACGACGCTGCTCGGCAATCCGCGTGCCTTCCGCCGTTCGGTGGACGAGCTTGTGCATCCCTTTGCCGGCACGAAGATCGAGAAGGTTGCGGGCATGGAGGCGCGCGGCTTCATCATTGGCGGTGCCGTGGCGCACCAGCTGTCGGCGGGTTTCGTGCCGATCCGCAAGAAGGGCAAGCTGCCGCATGATACGGTGCGCATTGCCTATAGCCTGGAATATGGCGTGGACGAGATGGAGATGCATCGCGATGCAGTGCAGCCGGGCGAGAAGGTGATCCTCGTGGACGACCTGATCGCCACGGGCGGTACGGCGGAAGGGGCGGTGAAGCTCCTGAAGCAGATGGGCGCCGATATCGTCGCGGCCTGCTTCATCATCGACCTGCCGGCGCTCGGTGGACGCAAGAAGCTCGAGGCGCTGGGCGTCGAAGTGCGCACGCTGGTCGAATTCGACGGGCATTGA
- a CDS encoding ubiquinol-cytochrome c reductase cytochrome b subunit: MSGGHSTYEPTTGLGKWVDSRLPLPRMVYDSFIAYPVPRNLNYAYTFGAMLAVMLVVQILTGVVLAMHYVANIDLAFGSVESIMRDVNHGWLLRYLHANGASFFFIAVYLHIARGLYYGSYKAPREILWILGVLIYLLMMATGFMGYVLPWGQMSFWGATVITGFFSAFPLVGEWIQQFLLGGFAVGQPTLNRFFSLHYLLPFVIAGVVILHVWALHVTGQTNPTGVEVKSKTDTVPFTPYATLKDALGVVIFLLVYCWFVFYMPNYLGHPDNYTMANALKTPAHIVPEWYYLPFYAMLRAITFNVGPIDSKLGGVLVMFGSIIILFFLPWLDTSKVRSAVYRPWYKLFFWLFVADCILLGWLGSRQPTDTYTLMAQFGTLYYFGFFLVIMPVLGLIETPRRLPNSITEAVLEKSAKA, translated from the coding sequence ATGAGTGGTGGACATTCTACTTACGAGCCGACAACCGGTCTTGGGAAATGGGTCGATTCCCGTCTCCCGCTGCCGCGCATGGTCTATGATAGCTTCATTGCCTATCCCGTGCCGCGCAACCTGAACTATGCCTATACGTTCGGCGCCATGCTCGCCGTGATGCTGGTGGTTCAGATCCTGACCGGTGTCGTGCTGGCCATGCACTATGTGGCCAATATCGATCTCGCCTTTGGTTCGGTCGAAAGCATCATGCGCGACGTGAACCATGGCTGGCTCTTGCGCTACCTGCATGCCAACGGCGCATCCTTCTTCTTCATCGCCGTTTACCTGCATATCGCCCGCGGTCTCTACTACGGCTCCTACAAGGCGCCCCGCGAAATCCTCTGGATTCTCGGCGTGCTGATCTACCTCCTGATGATGGCGACGGGCTTCATGGGCTATGTTCTGCCCTGGGGTCAGATGTCCTTCTGGGGTGCGACGGTGATCACCGGCTTCTTCTCGGCCTTCCCGCTGGTGGGCGAGTGGATCCAGCAGTTCCTGCTCGGTGGCTTCGCCGTCGGTCAGCCGACGCTGAACCGCTTCTTCTCGCTGCACTATCTGCTGCCCTTCGTCATCGCCGGCGTCGTCATCCTGCACGTCTGGGCGCTGCATGTGACGGGCCAGACGAACCCGACGGGCGTCGAAGTGAAGTCGAAGACCGATACCGTGCCCTTCACGCCCTATGCGACGCTGAAGGATGCGCTGGGCGTCGTGATCTTCCTGCTGGTCTATTGCTGGTTCGTCTTCTACATGCCGAACTACCTCGGCCATCCGGACAACTACACGATGGCGAATGCGCTGAAGACGCCGGCCCATATCGTTCCGGAATGGTACTACCTGCCGTTCTACGCGATGCTGCGCGCCATCACCTTCAATGTCGGTCCGATCGACTCCAAGCTCGGCGGCGTGCTCGTGATGTTCGGCTCGATCATCATCCTCTTCTTCCTGCCCTGGCTCGATACGTCGAAGGTTCGCTCCGCCGTTTATCGTCCCTGGTACAAGCTGTTCTTCTGGCTGTTCGTGGCAGACTGCATCCTGCTCGGCTGGCTGGGTTCGCGTCAGCCGACCGACACCTACACGCTGATGGCACAGTTCGGCACGCTCTACTACTTCGGCTTCTTCCTCGTCATCATGCCGGTTCTCGGCCTGATCGAGACGCCGAGGCGGTTGCCCAATTCGATCACGGAAGCCGTGCTCGAAAAGAGCGCCAAGGCCTGA
- a CDS encoding peptidyl-tRNA hydrolase, PTH1 family: protein MKIIVGLGNPGPQYAANRHNIGFMAVDALHRKHPFGPWSKKFKAQISEGEIAGEKVLLMKPQTFMNLSGEAVGEAMRFYKLGPGDIVAIHDELDLPAGKVKLKVGGGHGGHNGLKSLDAHCGRDYKRLRLGIGHPGAKELVHNHVLGDFAKVDQGWLDELMDDIAINAELLFDGDGSKFMNKLAPPPPKTEKKDPGAPKAASPKAQSHIHQARNHKPDLPTKGPMADMLKRMFAKKD, encoded by the coding sequence ATGAAGATCATCGTCGGCCTCGGCAATCCCGGCCCGCAATATGCGGCCAACCGCCACAATATAGGGTTCATGGCCGTCGACGCCCTGCATCGCAAGCACCCGTTCGGCCCATGGTCCAAGAAGTTCAAGGCACAGATTTCAGAAGGCGAGATCGCCGGCGAGAAGGTACTGCTGATGAAGCCGCAGACCTTCATGAACCTGTCCGGCGAGGCCGTTGGCGAAGCCATGCGCTTCTACAAGCTGGGCCCCGGCGACATCGTTGCCATCCACGACGAACTGGACCTGCCGGCTGGCAAGGTGAAGCTAAAGGTCGGCGGTGGCCATGGCGGCCACAACGGCCTCAAGTCGCTGGACGCCCATTGCGGCCGCGACTACAAGCGCCTGCGCCTCGGCATCGGCCATCCCGGCGCCAAGGAACTGGTTCACAACCATGTGCTGGGCGATTTCGCCAAGGTCGACCAGGGCTGGCTCGATGAACTGATGGACGACATCGCCATCAACGCCGAACTTCTCTTCGACGGCGACGGCTCGAAATTCATGAACAAGCTCGCACCGCCTCCCCCGAAAACTGAGAAGAAGGATCCTGGAGCTCCGAAGGCTGCGTCGCCCAAAGCGCAGTCACACATCCATCAGGCCCGCAATCACAAGCCTGACCTGCCGACCAAAGGACCGATGGCAGACATGCTCAAGCGGATGTTTGCGAAGAAGGATTGA
- a CDS encoding ubiquinol-cytochrome c reductase cytochrome c1 subunit encodes MKKLVASIAIAASLVGFAGVSSAAEEHDLKALTEHAIEGGHFPILKPKNQEWSFAGPFGKYDKAQLQRGLKVYKEVCSACHSMKLVAFRSLEELGYNEAQVKAFAAEYDVQDGPNGDGEMYTRKGVPSDHFPSPFANEEAAAAANGGAAPPDFSLLAKARGVERGFPTFIFDIFTQYQEGGPDYIYSLLTGYTEAPQGIQVAEGTHFNPYFAGASALKMPPPLSDGQVTYDDGSPATLDQYAHDVAAFMMWAAEPHLEERKRTGFMVMVFLVIFAGLVYLTKKSVYANKEH; translated from the coding sequence ATGAAAAAGCTTGTTGCAAGCATCGCCATCGCCGCATCGCTCGTCGGCTTCGCGGGGGTCTCCTCCGCAGCCGAAGAGCATGACCTGAAGGCGCTTACCGAACATGCCATTGAGGGCGGGCACTTCCCGATCCTCAAGCCGAAGAACCAGGAATGGTCCTTTGCCGGTCCGTTCGGCAAGTATGACAAGGCCCAGCTTCAGCGCGGCCTGAAAGTCTACAAGGAAGTCTGCTCGGCCTGTCACTCGATGAAGCTGGTCGCCTTCCGCAGCCTGGAAGAACTCGGCTACAACGAGGCTCAGGTGAAGGCCTTTGCCGCGGAGTACGACGTTCAGGACGGGCCGAACGGGGACGGCGAGATGTACACCCGCAAGGGCGTTCCGTCGGACCACTTCCCGTCGCCGTTTGCGAACGAGGAAGCAGCAGCCGCCGCCAATGGTGGGGCTGCTCCGCCGGACTTCTCGCTGCTTGCCAAGGCGCGCGGCGTCGAACGCGGCTTCCCGACCTTCATCTTCGACATCTTCACGCAGTATCAGGAAGGCGGCCCGGATTACATCTACTCGCTGCTGACCGGTTACACCGAAGCCCCGCAGGGCATTCAGGTGGCTGAAGGCACGCACTTCAACCCCTATTTCGCAGGCGCCTCTGCGCTCAAGATGCCGCCGCCGCTGTCGGACGGTCAGGTCACCTATGACGACGGTTCACCGGCGACGCTGGACCAGTATGCGCATGACGTGGCAGCGTTCATGATGTGGGCCGCCGAGCCGCATCTGGAAGAGCGCAAGCGCACCGGCTTCATGGTCATGGTCTTCCTCGTCATCTTCGCCGGCCTCGTGTACCTCACGAAGAAGTCGGTCTATGCGAACAAGGAACACTGA
- a CDS encoding Glycosyltransferase involved in cell wall bisynthesis: MAAEPVLSICVPSRNRQLYFRQTIDAILRSERDDVQFVFVDNSDEPSIMNGFMAEKIGDPRITYLPSGPRTYSMMENWERAVAATTGRYVTVIGDDDYADPDLAALLVNLEAKVGEIDALTWSGFNYVWPVDGTPPLPLKIDLEAKVTRFDQRDLIARAFGWQGAAHVPICGNSVYHGAISRALLLKIRHHFGGRFFEFPTIDYENAFKVILTGKTFYHVSRPFSVPGVCPESNSAATRTIAEEDASANRFNLDLGRDINDDPLLADTPFRAGRGVTATIFVVQHWLCRKYGFPHSGYEENLVKALMRNCENYRDKESFDTLSARYRTSLAAWHDGRYLQLFEPRFTPSPADAARSRPLIATGIDNEGQLHFAENAAGTRTPGELFEVLKGLMVPADEIEIAPH, from the coding sequence ATGGCGGCCGAACCGGTGCTTTCGATCTGCGTGCCCTCGCGCAACCGGCAGCTCTATTTCCGCCAGACGATCGATGCGATCCTTCGCAGCGAGCGGGATGACGTGCAGTTCGTTTTCGTCGACAATTCCGACGAGCCTTCGATCATGAACGGCTTCATGGCTGAGAAGATCGGCGATCCCCGTATCACCTACCTCCCCTCCGGCCCGCGCACCTATTCCATGATGGAGAACTGGGAGCGTGCCGTCGCGGCCACGACAGGGCGCTACGTGACAGTCATAGGTGACGACGACTATGCCGATCCCGATCTCGCTGCCTTACTTGTCAATCTGGAAGCTAAAGTTGGAGAGATCGACGCCCTCACCTGGAGCGGCTTCAATTATGTCTGGCCGGTCGATGGAACGCCGCCCTTGCCGCTCAAAATCGATCTCGAGGCCAAAGTCACCCGTTTCGACCAGCGCGACCTCATCGCTCGAGCATTCGGCTGGCAAGGCGCGGCGCATGTCCCGATATGCGGCAACTCCGTCTATCACGGCGCGATCTCGCGGGCGCTACTTCTGAAGATCCGCCACCATTTCGGCGGTCGATTCTTCGAATTTCCAACCATCGACTATGAAAACGCCTTCAAGGTCATTCTGACTGGAAAGACTTTCTACCACGTCTCACGTCCGTTTTCCGTGCCGGGCGTATGTCCCGAGAGCAATTCCGCCGCGACAAGAACAATTGCGGAGGAGGACGCCTCTGCAAATCGCTTCAATCTCGACCTCGGGCGAGACATCAACGACGATCCGCTGCTCGCTGACACGCCTTTTCGCGCCGGGCGCGGCGTCACCGCGACCATTTTTGTCGTTCAGCACTGGCTTTGTAGGAAATACGGCTTTCCGCACAGCGGCTATGAGGAGAACCTCGTCAAAGCCCTCATGCGCAACTGCGAGAACTACCGCGACAAGGAGAGCTTCGACACGCTCTCGGCCCGCTACCGTACCTCGCTGGCCGCATGGCATGACGGACGATACCTGCAGCTCTTCGAGCCACGCTTCACCCCCTCGCCGGCGGACGCCGCACGGTCCAGACCGCTGATCGCCACCGGCATCGACAACGAAGGTCAACTCCATTTCGCCGAGAACGCAGCCGGGACCAGGACACCCGGCGAATTGTTCGAGGTGCTGAAAGGCCTCATGGTTCCGGCTGACGAGATCGAAATTGCACCGCACTGA
- a CDS encoding AraC-type DNA-binding protein → MADFAAHATGVEGLQAVSGRSAHCFPRHTHDDFGIGLVVSGGQISASGRGQVEAGPGNVITVNPGEVHDGTPVRGEPRQWHMFYLSPALIDEIAAGLDVARATALEFHHPVMADGEAASRFAAAWRGIVGDDPARPSPLAAEETLLTCLHGLLGGRRDGRDTSLAANRIARLRAVIDDNVLGEHSLQSLAAEAGLSRFQTLRAFARATGLTPHAYLIERRTQLARRLILAGNPLADAAAASGFADQSHMTRAFRARYGLTPAAAQNAALAAIPFKT, encoded by the coding sequence ATGGCCGACTTCGCCGCGCATGCCACCGGCGTTGAAGGTCTGCAGGCTGTGTCGGGGCGAAGCGCCCATTGCTTCCCCCGCCACACACACGACGATTTCGGCATCGGCCTCGTCGTTTCGGGCGGCCAGATTTCCGCCTCCGGGCGCGGTCAGGTCGAGGCTGGCCCCGGCAATGTCATCACCGTCAATCCCGGCGAAGTTCACGATGGGACGCCCGTCCGCGGCGAGCCGCGCCAGTGGCATATGTTTTATCTCAGCCCCGCCCTGATCGACGAGATCGCGGCAGGCCTCGATGTCGCAAGAGCGACAGCACTGGAATTCCACCACCCCGTGATGGCCGATGGCGAGGCTGCCAGCCGGTTTGCCGCCGCATGGCGAGGCATCGTCGGCGACGACCCGGCGCGCCCTTCTCCTCTGGCCGCGGAGGAGACTTTGCTGACCTGCCTTCACGGACTTCTGGGCGGCCGACGCGACGGCCGCGATACATCGCTGGCGGCCAACCGGATCGCGCGGCTCCGCGCCGTGATCGATGACAATGTGCTAGGCGAACACTCGCTTCAGAGCCTTGCTGCCGAAGCCGGCCTCAGCCGCTTCCAGACCCTGCGCGCCTTTGCCCGCGCCACCGGCCTCACCCCTCATGCCTACCTGATCGAGCGCCGCACCCAGCTGGCGCGCCGCCTGATTCTCGCCGGCAATCCGCTGGCCGATGCTGCGGCCGCCAGCGGCTTTGCCGACCAGAGCCACATGACCCGAGCCTTCCGCGCGCGCTACGGTCTGACGCCGGCCGCGGCCCAGAACGCAGCGCTTGCTGCAATTCCGTTCAAGACCTGA
- a CDS encoding ATP-dependent Clp protease adaptor protein ClpS codes for MAENDVVLAPRVKTTPKVEKPKLYKVLLFNDDYTPREFVVMVLKYVFRADSSSAEKIMLTAHMKGSSVVAVYTKDIAETKVKEAMDLAKEAGFPLMFTAEPEE; via the coding sequence ATGGCTGAGAACGATGTCGTGCTTGCTCCGCGCGTGAAAACCACGCCGAAGGTCGAGAAGCCGAAGCTCTACAAGGTGCTGCTGTTCAACGATGACTACACGCCACGCGAATTTGTCGTGATGGTGCTGAAATATGTGTTTCGTGCCGATTCTTCTTCCGCCGAGAAGATCATGCTGACGGCGCATATGAAGGGCTCTTCGGTCGTCGCGGTCTATACGAAGGATATCGCCGAGACCAAGGTCAAGGAGGCGATGGATCTGGCAAAGGAGGCGGGCTTCCCGCTGATGTTCACGGCCGAGCCGGAGGAATAA
- a CDS encoding Threonine/homoserine/homoserine lactone efflux protein, with amino-acid sequence MSPEFYVTALIIVATPGTGALYTIATGLSEGPRRSVIAAFGCTLGIVPHMAAALTGLAAVLHGSPLAFDVLKLCGVAYLAYMAYGLIVSKATTPAAAEEAYGRTAMEVIVKAILINLLNPKLSLFFLAFLPQFIDAAAPDALGLMIEASIAFMALTFIIFAIYGLCAASLRRHVLGRPEITTWINRTFGLAFLAMATKLALTQR; translated from the coding sequence ATGTCACCCGAATTCTACGTCACCGCCCTGATCATCGTTGCCACCCCCGGCACCGGTGCACTTTACACGATCGCCACCGGCCTCTCCGAAGGCCCGCGCCGCAGTGTCATCGCCGCCTTCGGCTGCACGCTTGGCATCGTGCCGCATATGGCCGCCGCCCTGACCGGCCTTGCCGCCGTGTTGCACGGCAGCCCGCTGGCGTTCGACGTCTTGAAGCTTTGCGGCGTCGCCTATCTCGCCTACATGGCTTATGGCCTGATCGTCTCCAAAGCCACAACACCTGCAGCCGCGGAAGAGGCCTATGGCAGGACGGCGATGGAAGTGATCGTCAAAGCCATCCTGATCAACCTGCTCAATCCGAAGCTTTCGCTGTTCTTCCTGGCCTTCCTTCCGCAATTCATCGATGCGGCCGCACCGGATGCGCTTGGCCTGATGATCGAGGCGAGCATCGCCTTCATGGCGTTGACCTTCATCATCTTCGCGATTTACGGGCTATGCGCCGCCAGCCTTCGCCGACACGTTCTCGGCCGGCCGGAGATCACGACGTGGATCAACCGCACCTTCGGCCTGGCCTTCCTCGCCATGGCGACAAAGCTTGCGCTGACGCAGCGTTGA
- a CDS encoding ubiquinol-cytochrome c reductase iron-sulfur subunit, which produces MNSQHMGEPTRRDFLYLATGMAGAVGAAAVAWPFIDQMRPDASTLALASIEVDVSALTPGMSLTVKWRGKPVFIRNRTDKEVQEAAAVKLEELKDPVARNQNLPADAPATGEDRSAGKGKENWIVMIGSCTHLGCVPLGQAGEYGGWFCPCHGSVYDTAGRIRKGPAPQNLLMPIFSFTKDTVIKIG; this is translated from the coding sequence ATGAACAGCCAACACATGGGCGAGCCTACTCGCCGCGACTTTCTGTATCTGGCCACGGGGATGGCCGGCGCTGTGGGCGCGGCCGCTGTTGCCTGGCCTTTCATCGACCAGATGCGCCCGGATGCCTCCACGCTGGCGCTGGCCTCCATCGAAGTGGACGTCTCGGCGCTGACGCCGGGCATGTCGCTGACGGTCAAGTGGCGCGGCAAGCCCGTGTTCATCCGCAACCGGACGGACAAGGAAGTGCAGGAGGCCGCTGCGGTCAAGCTGGAGGAGCTGAAAGACCCGGTCGCGCGCAACCAGAATCTTCCCGCTGACGCTCCGGCAACGGGCGAAGATCGCTCTGCCGGGAAGGGCAAGGAAAACTGGATCGTCATGATCGGCTCGTGCACGCATCTGGGCTGCGTGCCGCTCGGTCAGGCGGGTGAATATGGCGGCTGGTTCTGTCCCTGCCATGGCTCGGTCTACGATACGGCTGGCCGTATCCGTAAAGGTCCCGCGCCGCAAAACCTGCTGATGCCGATTTTCTCGTTTACAAAAGATACCGTCATCAAGATCGGTTGA
- a CDS encoding Acyl dehydratase translates to MRFEDVWPRDTASEIGNYHFTAEKIIEFASKFDPQYFHLDADRARESVLGGLCASGWHVCSAWMGLNVAYMFGEFKRMAKEGHSVPKLGPALGFRELRWRSPVFAGDVVTYSNTLTRTVKAPNHADRLLHDVYCEGMNQDGKIVVSFTPTVIEFI, encoded by the coding sequence ATGAGATTTGAAGACGTCTGGCCTCGCGACACGGCCTCGGAAATTGGCAACTACCATTTCACCGCAGAGAAGATCATCGAATTCGCCTCGAAATTCGATCCGCAATATTTCCATCTCGATGCAGACCGCGCCAGGGAATCCGTGCTCGGCGGACTATGCGCCTCCGGCTGGCATGTCTGCTCCGCCTGGATGGGGCTCAACGTTGCCTACATGTTCGGCGAGTTCAAGCGCATGGCGAAGGAAGGCCACAGCGTACCAAAGCTCGGCCCGGCGCTGGGCTTTCGCGAACTGCGCTGGCGCTCGCCCGTGTTCGCCGGCGATGTCGTCACCTATTCGAACACGCTGACCCGCACGGTCAAGGCGCCCAACCACGCCGACCGGCTCTTGCATGATGTCTATTGCGAGGGCATGAATCAGGATGGCAAGATCGTCGTCAGCTTCACGCCAACCGTCATCGAATTCATCTGA
- a CDS encoding MFS transporter, FHS family, L-fucose permease → MASIQPMKAAGASSAAPTAASPATSYRFALIALTSLFFMWGFITCLNDILVPHLRNVFSLNYAQSMLIQFCFFGAYFLVSLPAGAIVKRISYKWGIVCGLVVAAIGCALFIPAAGARSYPLFLGALFVLASGITLLQVAANPYVTVLGPPDTAASRLTLTQAFNSLGTTVAPMFGALLILGGAAAATAGMTAEQLDAIKAAEAATVKLPYMGLAATLLVLAAIFAALRLPQFDDQEDLTPISDTGSAWHHRHLVLGAVAIFLYVGAEVSVGSFLVNFLGEASIAHLPEADAAHYVTYFWGGAMIGRFIGSAAMRYVSGGKALAFNAAIAALLLLVTILTSGSIAMWAVLAIGLFNSIMFPTIFSLALHGLGRHTSQGSGILCLAIVGGAILPLAQGALADHIGIQHAFLMPVLCYVYIAYYGMKGSHPA, encoded by the coding sequence GTGGCCTCCATCCAACCCATGAAGGCGGCGGGCGCATCGTCTGCCGCGCCAACCGCCGCCTCGCCGGCAACGTCCTACCGCTTCGCGCTCATTGCGCTGACCTCACTCTTCTTCATGTGGGGCTTCATCACCTGCCTCAACGACATTCTCGTTCCGCATCTGCGCAACGTCTTTTCGCTGAACTACGCGCAGTCGATGCTGATCCAGTTCTGCTTCTTCGGCGCCTATTTCCTCGTGTCGCTGCCTGCTGGCGCGATCGTCAAGCGCATCAGCTACAAGTGGGGCATCGTCTGCGGCCTCGTCGTCGCCGCCATCGGCTGCGCGCTCTTCATTCCGGCAGCCGGCGCCCGCTCCTATCCGCTCTTCCTCGGCGCGCTCTTCGTGCTGGCGAGCGGCATCACGCTGCTCCAGGTCGCCGCCAACCCTTACGTCACGGTGCTGGGCCCACCGGATACGGCGGCCAGCCGCCTGACGCTGACGCAGGCCTTCAACTCGCTCGGCACGACCGTCGCGCCGATGTTCGGGGCCTTGCTCATTCTCGGAGGCGCCGCCGCTGCGACCGCCGGCATGACAGCTGAACAGCTGGATGCCATCAAGGCGGCGGAAGCGGCCACCGTCAAGCTGCCCTATATGGGCCTTGCCGCCACGCTGCTGGTGCTGGCTGCCATCTTCGCCGCGCTGCGCCTGCCGCAATTCGACGATCAGGAAGACCTGACGCCGATCAGCGACACGGGCTCGGCCTGGCATCACCGCCATCTGGTCCTCGGCGCCGTCGCGATCTTTCTCTATGTTGGCGCCGAAGTGAGCGTCGGCAGCTTCCTCGTCAATTTCCTCGGCGAAGCCTCGATCGCGCATCTGCCGGAGGCCGACGCCGCCCATTACGTCACCTATTTCTGGGGTGGCGCCATGATCGGCCGCTTCATCGGCTCGGCCGCCATGCGATACGTGTCAGGCGGCAAGGCACTTGCGTTCAATGCCGCCATTGCAGCTCTGCTGCTGCTGGTGACCATCCTCACCTCGGGCAGCATCGCCATGTGGGCCGTGCTTGCCATCGGCCTCTTCAACTCGATCATGTTCCCGACGATCTTCTCGCTGGCGCTGCATGGTCTAGGTCGTCACACCAGCCAGGGCTCGGGCATCCTGTGCCTCGCCATCGTCGGCGGCGCGATCCTGCCGTTGGCGCAGGGCGCGCTGGCCGACCATATCGGCATCCAGCATGCCTTCCTGATGCCGGTGCTTTGCTATGTCTACATCGCCTATTACGGCATGAAGGGTAGCCATCCGGCCTGA
- a CDS encoding glutathione peroxidase yields the protein MSVYGFTANDINGKERKLDEFRGKVLLIVNTASACGLTPQYAGLQSLYEKYNGELVVLGFPCNQFGAQEQGDSEEIKTFCDLRFNIKFPLFEKIEVNGDGAHPLYKYLVHEKPGLLGTEAIKWNFTKFLIGRDGEPVKRYAPTTTPEEIDADIAALVKG from the coding sequence ATGAGCGTCTACGGTTTCACCGCCAATGACATCAACGGCAAGGAACGCAAGCTCGACGAGTTCAGGGGCAAGGTGCTCCTCATCGTCAACACGGCCAGCGCCTGCGGCCTCACGCCGCAATATGCCGGCCTGCAATCGCTCTATGAGAAATACAATGGCGAACTTGTCGTCCTCGGTTTCCCCTGCAACCAGTTCGGCGCGCAGGAACAGGGCGATAGTGAGGAAATCAAGACCTTCTGCGACCTCCGTTTCAACATCAAGTTTCCGCTCTTCGAGAAGATCGAAGTCAACGGCGACGGCGCACACCCGCTCTACAAGTATCTGGTCCATGAGAAGCCCGGCCTGCTCGGCACCGAGGCGATCAAATGGAACTTCACCAAGTTCCTCATCGGCCGCGATGGCGAACCGGTGAAGCGCTACGCACCGACCACCACGCCGGAAGAGATCGACGCCGACATTGCAGCACTCGTGAAGGGTTGA
- a CDS encoding Acyl dehydratase: protein MADERLYYEDFEEGRTFTSAERTVSAEEIVAFASEFDPQPMHLDEAAGKASILGGLSGSGWHMSSIAMRLFYDTVIIRSAGEGGPGIDLMEWRRPLIAGDTIRLAVTVKTRRPLASRPGIGLVTMEHVLTNQKAERIMRMQAPVLLRMREPQAAEAVQ, encoded by the coding sequence ATGGCGGATGAGAGATTGTACTACGAGGACTTCGAGGAAGGACGCACCTTCACAAGCGCCGAACGCACCGTGTCGGCAGAGGAGATCGTGGCATTCGCGTCGGAGTTCGACCCGCAACCCATGCATCTTGACGAGGCAGCCGGCAAGGCCAGCATTCTCGGCGGATTGTCCGGTTCCGGCTGGCATATGAGTTCGATCGCCATGCGCCTGTTCTACGATACCGTGATCATCCGCAGCGCCGGCGAAGGTGGACCGGGCATCGACCTCATGGAGTGGCGCAGGCCCCTGATCGCCGGCGATACGATCCGCCTGGCGGTGACGGTGAAGACGCGCCGGCCGCTCGCCTCACGCCCGGGCATCGGCCTTGTCACGATGGAGCATGTTCTGACGAACCAGAAGGCTGAGCGGATCATGCGCATGCAGGCCCCGGTCCTGTTGCGAATGCGCGAGCCACAGGCAGCGGAGGCAGTCCAATGA
- a CDS encoding mRNA interferase MazF yields the protein MIFDRFETAVVPFPFSDMPVQKRRPALVLSNRKFNEETGQTIMAMITTAKDSAWPSDIWISDIEGAGLVASCVVRWKVMTLPNSTIVRRLGRLSIVDERACRACFDAIFS from the coding sequence GTGATCTTTGACCGTTTCGAGACTGCCGTCGTCCCTTTCCCCTTCAGCGACATGCCGGTTCAGAAACGTCGTCCTGCTTTGGTTCTGTCCAACCGCAAGTTCAATGAAGAGACAGGACAGACCATCATGGCTATGATTACCACTGCCAAGGATAGCGCATGGCCCAGCGACATTTGGATTAGCGATATCGAAGGAGCAGGTCTTGTCGCCAGTTGTGTGGTCCGTTGGAAGGTGATGACGCTTCCGAATTCCACGATCGTGCGCCGACTTGGCAGACTATCGATAGTGGATGAACGCGCCTGCCGCGCCTGCTTTGACGCCATCTTCTCCTGA